In Oryza sativa Japonica Group chromosome 2, ASM3414082v1, the following are encoded in one genomic region:
- the LOC4329772 gene encoding cell number regulator 2 — MYSKPEDVGGGVTTAFAMQGKVPLAAWSTGLFNCFDDCGNCCVTCLCPCITFGQIAEIIDRGSSSCGTSGALYALVMLLTGCNCVYSCFYRAKMRSQYGLQEKPCADCPVHFFCEPCALSQEYRELKKRGFDMNLGWHANMERQGHKPAMTMPPHMFPGMTR, encoded by the exons ATGTACTCGAAACCGGAGGACGTCGGTGGAGGCGTCACCACCGCCTTCGCCATGCAGGGCAAGGTCCCCCTCGCCGCCTGGTCCACCGGCCTCTTCAACTGCTTCGACGACTGCGGCAACT GTTGCGTGACGTGCCTGTGCCCGTGCATCACGTTCGGGCAGATCGCGGAGATCATCGACCGGGGGTCGTCGTCGTGCGGGACGAGCGGGGCGCTGTACGCGCTGGTGATGCTCCTCACGGGCTGCAACTGCGTCTACTCCTGCTTCTACCGCGCCAAGATGCGGTCCCAGTACGGCCTGCAGGAGAAGCCCTGCGCCGACTGCCCCGTCCACTTCTTCTGCGAGCCCTGCGCCCTCTCCCAGGAGTACCGCGAGCTCAAGAAGCGCGGCTTCGACATGAACCTCG GATGGCACGCGAACATGGAGAGGCAGGGTCACAAGCCGGCGATGACCATGCCGCCGCACATGTTCCCCGGGATGACACGCTGA
- the LOC4329773 gene encoding cell number regulator 2 isoform X2: protein MQDQAAPVPWSTDLFDCFDDSSNCFMTWLCPCITFGQIAEIVDRGSSSCGTSGSLYALVFLVTGCSCIYSCIYRSKLRSQYGLQETPCPDCLVHLWCEPCALCQEYRELKKRGFDMSLGWHANMEKQGQNPAATMAPEMYPGMTR from the exons ATGCAGGACCAGGCCGCCCCCGTCCCATGGTCCACCGACCTCTTTGACTGCTTCGACGACAGCAGCAACT GTTTTATGACGTGGTTGTGCCCGTGCATCACGTTCGGGCAGATCGCGGAGATCGTCGACCGGGGGTCGTCGTCGTGCGGGACGAGCGGGTCGCTGTACGCGCTGGTGTTTCTCGTCACGGGCTGCAGCTGTATCTACTCCTGCATCTACCGCTCCAAGCTGCGGTCCCAGTACGGCCTGCAGGAGACGCCCTGCCCCGACTGCCTCGTCCACTTGTGGTGCGAGCCCTGCGCCCTCTGCCAGGAGTACCGCGAGCTCAAGAAGCGCGGCTTCGACATGAGCCTCG GATGGCACGCAAACATGGAGAAGCAAGGGCAAAacccggcggcgaccatggcgccggagaTGTACCCTGGGATGACACGCTGA
- the LOC4329773 gene encoding cell number regulator 2 isoform X1, with translation MQDQAAPVPWSTDLFDCFDDSSNCFMTWLCPCITFGQIAEIVDRGSSSCGTSGSLYALVFLVTGCSCIYSCIYRSKLRSQYGLQETPCPDCLVHLWCEPCALCQEYRELKKRGFDMSLGNRKFNRWHANMEKQGQNPAATMAPEMYPGMTR, from the exons ATGCAGGACCAGGCCGCCCCCGTCCCATGGTCCACCGACCTCTTTGACTGCTTCGACGACAGCAGCAACT GTTTTATGACGTGGTTGTGCCCGTGCATCACGTTCGGGCAGATCGCGGAGATCGTCGACCGGGGGTCGTCGTCGTGCGGGACGAGCGGGTCGCTGTACGCGCTGGTGTTTCTCGTCACGGGCTGCAGCTGTATCTACTCCTGCATCTACCGCTCCAAGCTGCGGTCCCAGTACGGCCTGCAGGAGACGCCCTGCCCCGACTGCCTCGTCCACTTGTGGTGCGAGCCCTGCGCCCTCTGCCAGGAGTACCGCGAGCTCAAGAAGCGCGGCTTCGACATGAGCCTCGGTAACAGGAAGTTTAACA GATGGCACGCAAACATGGAGAAGCAAGGGCAAAacccggcggcgaccatggcgccggagaTGTACCCTGGGATGACACGCTGA
- the LOC4329774 gene encoding uncharacterized protein: MSSSEGESANPSPCPAGPAAAAAVAGAAGVGVGAAAWPRRRCRDVFWLVVFLLHLLVFGGALALTGLNRFGQADRFNIDRFTNLTAAPRFAGSPEPAREAPPPPSLEAEEVTPKSELTESYWPYYGAAGAVGTALAWAWLAAAAGKKDGGRVVMRAAVHSLTAYLAVVSVLCFWGKHFFWGVAFAVGGALHFLYVMSVLDRFPFTMLVLQKAVRMVWELPDVMRIAYAFVLVMLCWMALWSFGVSGILAFHIPNGGQWWALLIFSVSLFWTGAVLSNTVHVIVSGMVFLVLIHGGQAAASMPPKPLLKSLQYAVTTSFGSICYGSLFTAAIRTLRWEIRGIRSKIGNNECLLCCVDFLFHIVETLVRFFNKYAYVQIAINGQSFNRSARDAWELFQSTGVEALVAYDCSGAVLLMSTILGGLITGTCTGVWTYFKQSDKAIMVGSTSMLMGMILVGVTVVVVESAVTSIYICYAEDPRLIQRWDPDFFDQMSEALHQRLQYRSARAHQILNSRLDQLPNTSSI; encoded by the exons atgtcgtcgtcggagggggagagcgcgaaCCCTAGCCCCTGCCCCGCggggcctgcggcggcggcggcggtggctggggcggcgggggtgggggtgggggcggcggcgtggccgagGCGGCGGTGCCGGGACGTGTTCTGGCTGGTGGTGTTCCTGCTCCACCTGCTCGTCTTCGGCGGGGCGCTCGCGCTGACGGGGCTCAACCGCTTCGGCCAGGCGGACCGCTTCAACATCGACCGCTTCACCAACCTCACCGCCGCGCCTCGCTTCGCCGGGTCGCCGGAGCCCGCTCGGGaggcgcccccgccgccgtcgctcgagGCCGAGGAGGTCACCCCCAAGTCCGAGCTCACGGAGTCGTACTGGCCCTACTACGGCGCCGCGGGGGCCGTGGGGACCGCCCTCGCGTGGgcgtggctggcggcggccgcggggaaGAAGGACGGGGGGAGGGTGGTCATGAGGGCCGCCGTGCACAGCCTCACCGCCTACCTCGCGGTGGTCAGCGTGCTCTGCTTCTGGGGGAAGCACTTCTTCTGGGGCGTGGCGTTCGCCGTCGGCGGAGCGCTGCACTTCCTCTACGTCATGTCAGTTCTTGATAG GTTCCCCTTCACAATGCTTGTATTGCAGAAGGCAGTAAGAATGGTATGGGAACTTCCTGATGTGATGAGGATAGCATATGCATTTGTGTTAGTCATGCTTTGTTGGATGGCATTATGGTCCTTTGGAGTGTCTGGCATTCTTGCTTTTCACATACCTAATGGAGGGCAATGGTGGGCTCTTTTG ATTTTCTCAGTCAGTTTATTTTGGACTGGAGCTGTCCTTAGTAACACAGTCCATGTCATAGTATCAGGGATGGTTTTTCTTGTTCTCATTCATGGTGGTCAAGCTGCTGCATCGATGCCCCCAAAACCACTTCTAAAATCACTTCAGTACGCTGTAACAACTTCATTTGGGAGCATTTGCTATGGATCACTTTTTACGGCTGCTATTAGGACTTTACGTTGGGAG ATTCGAGGAATTCGTTCTAAAATAGGCAACAATGAGTGTTTGCTGTGCTGTGTTGACTTTTTGTTTCATATCGTGGAAACTCTTGTTCGCTTCTTCAACAAATATGCATATGTACAG ATAGCTATCAATGGCCAGAGTTTCAATCGCTCAGCTAGGGATGCTTGGGAGTTGTTCCAATCAACTGGCGTTGAAGCACTTGTTGCTTATGACTGTTCAGGTGCTGTCCTTCTGATGAGCACCATTTTAGGTGGGTTAATTACAGGAACATGTACGGGTGTTTGGACATATTTTAAACAAAGTGATAAAGCTATTATGGTTGGCTCAACCTCTATGCTGATGGGCATGATACTG GTTGGGGTAACTGTTGTAGTTGTCGAAAGTGCAGTTACATCGATATACATATGCTATGCTGAGGATCCCCGTTTAATTCAGAGATGGGATCCTGATTTTTTTGATCAAATGTCAGAAGCACTACACCAGCGACTGCAATACCGAAGTGCGCGAGCTCACCAAATACTGAACAGCCGGCTTGATCAGTTGCCAAATACCTCGAGTATTTGA
- the LOC112937812 gene encoding F-box protein GID2 — protein MKFRSDSSGGDEPRAPAAGDGGGGGDEPAKRQRTDPSSSSSQGEASSSSQPPPQQQQEEQPPEDAGEGEQPRVPDLGEDLVFEVLRRAEARTLAAAACVSRGWRQLAEDERLWEAACVREWANLGFSERQLRAVVLSLGGFRRLHAVYIRPLQWRGAGVPRQQGRRQPPVRLGRDQVQLSLSLFSIGFFQNMPCPKKDKGNDSDKNGGGQCG, from the coding sequence atgaagTTCCGCTCTGATTCGTCAGGCGGCGACGAGCCCCGCGCTCcggctgccggcgacggcggcggcggcggcgacgagccggCCAAGAGGCAGCGGACCGATCCGTCCTCCAGTTCGAGCCAGGGCgaggcctcctcttcctcgcagccgccaccgcagcagcagcaggaggagcagccTCCGGAGGATGCGGGAGAGGGCGAGCAGCCGAGGGTTCCGGATCTCGGGGAGGACCTGGTGTTCGAGGTGCTGCGGCGAGCGGAGGCGCGGACGCTGGCGGCCGCGGCGTGCGTGAGCAGGGGGTGGCGGCAGCTCGCGGAGGACGAGCGGCTCTGGGAGGCCGCGTGCGTGCGGGAGTGGGCGAACCTCGGCTTCTCCGAGCGGCAGCTCCGGGCCGTGGTGCTCTCCCTCGGTGGATTCCGCCGGCTCCACGCTGTCTACATCCGCCCCCTGCAGTGGCGTGGCGCCGGCGTGCCCAGGCAacaggggaggcggcagccgcCGGTGAGGTTGGGCCGGGACCAGGTTCAGCTCTCGCTGTCACTGTTCTCCATTGGGTTCTTTCAGAATATGCCTTGTCCTAAGAAAGACAAGGGAAATGACAGTGATAAGAATGGAGGGGGCCAATGCGGGTAG
- the LOC4329775 gene encoding 14-3-3-like protein GF14-E, whose product MSQPAELSREENVYMAKLAEQAERYEEMVEFMEKVAKTVDSEELTVEERNLLSVAYKNVIGARRASWRIISSIEQKEESRGNEDRCTLIKEYRGKIETELSKICDGILKLLDSHLVPSSTAPESKVFYLKMKGDYYRYLAEFKTGAERKDAAENTMVAYKAAQDIALAELPPTHPIRLGLALNFSVFYYEILNSPDRACNLAKQAFDEAISELDTLSEESYKDSTLIMQLLRDNLTLWTSDISEDAAEEIKEAPKGESGDGQ is encoded by the exons ATGTCGCAGCCTGCTGAGCTTTCCCGTGAGGAGAATGTGTACATGGCTAAGCTTGCAGAGCAGGCCGAGAGGTATGAGGAGATGGTTGAGTTCATGGAGAAGGTTGCTAAGACAGTTGACTCTGAGGAGCTCACTGTTGAGGAGCGCAACCTTCTATCAGTTGCTTACAAGAATGTTATTGGTGCTCGCCGTGCGTCATGGCGCATCATATCATCCATTGAACAGAAGGAAGAGAGCCGTGGTAATGAGGATCGTTGCACGCTCATCAAGGAATACAGGGGAAAGATTGAAACTGAGCTCTCCAAGATCTGTGATGGCATCCTCAAGCTTCTTGACTCCCACCTTGTGCCTTCATCCACTGCTCCAGAGTCCAAGGTCTTCTACCTCAAGATGAAAGGCGACTACTACAG GTACCTCGCAGAGTTTAAGACTGGAGCTGAGAGGAAGGATGCTGCTGAGAACACCATGGTGGCATACAAAGCCGCTCAG GATATTGCCCTGGCAGAGTTGCCCCCAACTCATCCTATCAGACTTGGGCTGGCCCTCAACTTCTCGGTGTTTTATTACGAGATCCTCAACTCTCCTGACCGTGCTTGCAATCTTGCAAAGCAG GCTTTCGATGAGGCTATCTCAGAGCTGGACACTCTGAGTGAGGAATCCTACAAGGACAGCACTTTGATCATGCAGCTTCTGCGTGATAACCtgacgctgtggacttccgatATCTCG GAGGATGCTGCTGAGGAAATCAAGGAGGCCCCCAAGGGCGAATCAGGAGATGGACAGTGA
- the LOC4329776 gene encoding uncharacterized protein: protein MDPASEELEQRSRYLSSLIRRTKLHAAPALAPPPPTPPPEPETKLQLEMEPQPERVEEAAKKPAAVAAVVEKREVKGGGGGGGQAGKGKGKEKEMEKGKEERKVSVRVRAADMPLAMQRRAVRLAFDAVAAMPRLDSKRLALALKKEFDATYGPAWHCIVGTGFGSYVTHSVGGFLYFSVDKVYVLLFRTAVEPLGHPQ from the exons ATGGATCCGGCGTCCGAGGAGCTCGAGCAGCGCAGCCGCTACCTCAGCTCGCTCATCCGCCGCACCAAGCTCCACGCCGCGCCGGCGCTCGCCCCGCCCCCGCCCACGCCTCCCCCGGAGCCCGAGACGAAGCTGCAGCTGGAGATGGAGCCGCAGCCGGAGCGAGTCGAGGAGGCCGCCaagaagccggcggcggtggccgccgtggtggagaagagggaggtcaagggagggggtggcggtggcggccaagctgggaaggggaaggggaaggagaaggagatggagaaggggaaggaggagaggaaggtgtCGGTCCGGGTGCGCGCGGCCGACATGCCGCTGGCGATGCAGCGGCGCGCGGTCCGCCTCGCcttcgacgccgtcgccgccatgccGCGGCTCGACAGCAagcgcctcgccctcgccctcaaGAAG GAATTCGACGCAACATATGGTCCTGCTTGGCACTGCATTGTTGGTACAGGCTTTGGTTCCTATGTCACCCACTCTGTGGGAGGCTTCTTGTACTTCTCCGTCGACAAGGTCTACGTTCTTCTCTTCAGAACCGCTGTCGAGCCATTAGGCCATCCACAATGA